One Massilia sp. 9096 genomic window carries:
- a CDS encoding family 1 glycosylhydrolase, which produces MYTGFMFATGIENSIPTIGDGKIRVDEMEKCGHYKHWRKDFDLVQELGIRVLRYGPPLHLTWRGPNQYDWTFADETLGDLRRRNMVVIVDLCHFGVPDWIGNFQNPDFPALFAGYARAFAKRFPWVQLYTPVNEMSICAIFSALYGWWNEQMTTDRTFVTALKYIVKANIVAMREILAVRPDALFVQSESSEYFHAESPEAIGMAETKNATRFLSLDLNYGRRVDSQMYEYLMDNGMTREEYHFFLDNNLKHHCIMGNDYYQTNEHHVSVDGGTSASGEIFGYATITQQYFDRYRLPVMHTETNLAQGPTGDEAVRWLRKEWANVLSIRNSGVPVIGFTWYSLTDQVDWDTALRENNGRVNPLGLVDLDRNIRPVGLAYRDLIRAWGKVLPTQSACLQVPVALPDDYPCTVPMVAPTATDGGSEAAAAAAPQNTE; this is translated from the coding sequence TTGTACACCGGATTCATGTTTGCGACTGGCATCGAGAACAGCATTCCAACCATCGGTGACGGGAAAATCCGCGTCGATGAGATGGAGAAATGCGGTCACTACAAACATTGGCGGAAAGATTTCGATCTCGTGCAAGAGCTTGGCATCCGGGTATTGCGCTATGGACCACCTCTGCACCTGACTTGGCGTGGACCGAATCAATACGACTGGACGTTCGCCGACGAGACCCTCGGCGATCTGCGTCGGCGAAACATGGTCGTCATCGTCGATCTATGCCATTTCGGCGTACCCGACTGGATCGGCAACTTTCAGAACCCCGATTTTCCGGCGCTGTTTGCAGGCTATGCAAGGGCGTTTGCCAAGCGTTTTCCCTGGGTCCAGCTCTACACGCCGGTCAACGAAATGTCGATTTGTGCGATCTTTTCGGCCTTGTACGGCTGGTGGAACGAGCAGATGACCACTGATCGGACGTTCGTGACAGCGCTTAAGTACATCGTCAAGGCAAACATTGTGGCGATGCGTGAGATCCTGGCGGTTCGTCCTGACGCCCTGTTCGTGCAAAGCGAATCGAGCGAGTATTTTCACGCCGAGAGCCCTGAAGCGATCGGTATGGCCGAAACCAAGAACGCCACGCGTTTTCTTTCGCTCGACCTCAACTATGGGCGTCGGGTCGATTCCCAGATGTACGAGTATCTGATGGACAACGGGATGACGCGCGAGGAATACCATTTTTTCCTCGACAATAATCTCAAACATCATTGCATCATGGGCAATGATTACTACCAAACCAATGAACATCATGTGAGCGTGGACGGTGGCACATCGGCCTCTGGAGAAATATTCGGCTACGCTACCATCACCCAGCAGTACTTTGACCGCTATCGGCTGCCTGTAATGCATACGGAAACCAACCTCGCTCAGGGACCAACGGGTGACGAAGCGGTGCGCTGGCTACGCAAGGAATGGGCGAACGTACTCAGTATCCGTAACAGTGGCGTACCGGTGATTGGTTTCACATGGTATTCGCTGACGGATCAAGTCGATTGGGACACGGCCCTGCGCGAAAACAATGGCAGGGTCAACCCCCTCGGCTTGGTCGACCTGGACCGTAATATCCGTCCCGTCGGCCTGGCTTACCGCGACTTGATCCGGGCCTGGGGCAAGGTGCTGCCGACCCAGAGCGCATGCCTTCAAGTGCCAGTCGCGCTGCCGGACGACTACCCATGCACCGTGCCCAT